From the Trifolium pratense cultivar HEN17-A07 linkage group LG4, ARS_RC_1.1, whole genome shotgun sequence genome, the window AAGTACCAGAACCGCTAGTCCATTAAACCGGGATAAACCCGCTTTGAACCGGTCCGAACTGGTATAAACCAGAAAAATCAGAGAACCAAGAAACCGGAAAAACCTTTCGGTTCTCTTCTAATAAAAAATActggaatttaaaaaaaaaattattttctattttcaaacTAGGATAAAGTTATTCTTTTCAGTGGAACATAAGTGCCAAACAGAAACATAAAAATGCCACTGTTATTtgttataagaaaaagaaaaaaaaaatacacggATGATTTTGAGAAATTAAGGAATAGATCTGCTGTAGTCACACaatagttttttatttcttgatgGTCATACATAAGAAAGGAATGAAACAAATCTGagtaagagagaaaaagaagaaacaagaaaataagaagaaaaagaaagaaattacaTGAGAGAATAAGATAGAAAGTGAAGTGGAGGCTGCTCACTAATATGAATGAGAGAATATTTCAATTCTAGGGTTTAGCTTATAATTGAGCTTTTGGATCAATACAACTTGATAAAATAATGGcccaatatattataaaataaaactaacttttttttttttggagaactaactttcttttttactatgtaaaaaaaaatcaaattattgagtctaaaattattatttatttttcaacattatatttatttttaattattcggTTCAATAACAGTTTAATAGCGGTTCAATCGATCGAACCAGTTGAACCATGAACCGGAGCTCTCACTGATTCGAtctccggtttttaaaacattgatccTTCCatccaaataaataataaataaaaataaaataaagagcaAACGCAAATGGGCCACCGCCGGGTCAAAGTAGAGCCCGAGCCCAACGGAGTTATCGACTTTCACTTTCTCGTTTTCCTCCTAACTCCCTAACGGACTTATCGAGGTTCATCTCTTTCTTTCATTCCTTCTTCTTCAGATCTCTCCTTCTTTATTTTCACTTTCTCTCcccccccctctctctctctctctctctctctctctctctctctcaaaatgCAAtcttctctctcactctctttcTCCCCCACCTCCTCTGCCACCACAATTTCCAGATCACATCACTCTTTTCCACTCTTCACTGCCACCAAACCTCTCAACCTTCGTTTCTGCGGTTTCAGACGCGACGCCTTGGGTTTAGGTTTTTCAACTTCTCTCAACCGTAATCTCCTACAGCAGCAGCTTCCCCGCCGTCAATACTCCGTAGTAGTATCCGATGCGCGCTCCGACGGTGGCAGCACTTTTGGATCTGACGATGGCAGTACTTCTGGATTATCCTTCGATTACGATTTTTTGATTGGTGATGCTGGTCACGGTTCTTCTCTTCATACTGTTGAAAAGGTTTGATCTCAAGAATCCTAATCCATATTTTCAGTCAATTTTGTAACTAAACTAGAAAATAAGTTCAAAGTTTCAGTGTGACATGTGCGCATAGGAATTGATATGAaaatgatgattattattattattattattatttatatgatatgataaatcAAGTACTATTTGCTACTTAATTAGAATTAAGTACTAGTGCAAAAGTTCTCTTAAATATATTGCTgtaattagaattagaattagaGTTAGAATACTATACATGAGGAAGAAAGAGCGAGTGCCGTTGCATGACTATGTTGCCTTCGtctgtttaatttttatttatttttttaggtttcTTCAGCTGGGTATGATAAACAAGGAGTAGCTGATTATGCTAATAACCTTGCTTCAAAAATCCGTAGTAATTTGACAAACTCCCTGGTGACAGGAGTAGACATACTTACTGGTTTTGGTACTGATGATACAAATGACACAAATGATACAGACAAAACAAATGATATTGATTTAGCAAGAGCTAACGAACTCAATGTGAATAAAGATTATAGCCATTTGTGGGTTCAGTGCGAAGATTGTTATGGATTAAATTACAAGagatttttgaaagaaaaattgaatatttgcgAACACTGTGGATATCATTTGAAAATGAACAGTTCAGATAGAATCGAACTTTTGATCGATCCGGGTACTTGGAATCCTATGGATGAATACATGGTCTCtctggatcccattgaatttcATTCAGAAGAGGACCCTTATCGTCTTGATCCTTATCAACAAAAAACAGGATTACTGGAGGCTATTCAAACAGGCACAGGTCAACTACATGGTATTCCCGTAGCGATTGGTATTATGGAGTTTGAGTTTATGGGGGGTAGTATGGGATCCGTAGTGGGTGAGAAAATTACTCGGTTGATTGAATATGCTACCAATCAACGCTTACCTCTTATTATAGTATGTGCGTCCGGAGGAGCGCGTATGCAAGAAGGAAGTTTGAGCTTAATGCAAATGGCTAAAATTTCTTCGGCTTTACATGAGTATCAAACCAATCAAAAGTTATTCTATGTACCGATACTTACATCTCCTACGACTGGTGGAGTAACGGCTAGTTTTGGGATGTTGGGGGATATCTCTATTGTTGAACCAGACGCAACCATTGCATTTGCAGGTAAAAGAGTAATTGAACAAACGTTGAATTTGGAAGTGCCTGAAGGTTCACAATCAGCTGAATTTTTATTCGAAAAGGGTTTATTTGATTCAATGGTACCGCGTAATCTTTTAAAGGAGGTTTTAAAGGAGTTATTTCAGTTCCATGGTTTCTTTCCTTTGACTCAAAATGTAAAAGGAGAAGATACAGATTAAACTGAAATGTACTGAATATCAATCCATGCTTGTACTGAATATTTTAATATGTAGATTATCTATATCAATCCGGCGTTgtactgcattttttttttgtacaatgtactgaattttttttttttagatcaactgaatatttttatttttatcattactATATTTTGagttcattatatttttttttcaatttttctttggaAATTATTATACTACATTTAATGTTATATACAGTTCGCGCGAAAAGGGTTGTGGACTCGTATTAGTGCAGGTCTGGCTATTAATCATGATATTGCGGAAAATTGTTTTCAATCCTGCACGGGCTGAATAAAGACTAGCAAGAACTTTTCTGTGTAATAGTGTAGAGCATATGGAAGCGCGGGAATAATAAAGTGTGGGATACTATTACTGATACTGATCAATATGTGATTGAACGAGCTAAACACTTAATTACAGGTTGACGAAATGCACAACAAATTCGTCAATCAGCCAATATAGCTCAGACGGGTCATCAACAAACGGATTGGACCAAGCCATGTCGTGGCAGGTAAAAGTGTGATGTAGACGTTTCTTTCTCGCTTAATCGCAACAAGGTGGGAATTGATATGTGCATAAGGGATGATCATGGTAGGTTGGTGGATGCGAGAACAAAGTGGCGAAGTGATTGGtttgatgcatgcactcaagtGGCTGAAGATGAGATATTCTTATGTGGTAATGAGACCAACAAATTTCATTTGGTCTCACACACAAAACAcaacatataatataattatttaaaacatatatattatttaattattattttttctacaTTCACTTTTTCTTGGGTGTGTGAACAAATAGAATTTTTTGGTCTCGTGACTACGTAAGAATATCTCGTTGAAGAAATGCGGCTACATGACACTAATTTTGAAATGTATTGCAAAAGGATAGTAGACGGCCTTTACAACAAAAGAAACTATTTCTCTGATTTTGGTGTTATTTTAAATGATTGTATAATTATTTTaggaataatgctagcaacacactctttaacaaacacactctaacacactctcttttattggttgaaattcacttgggtcccataaaaagatgtggacccatataacttttatgggacccatataaattttaaccaatagagagagtgtgtgttagagtgtgtttgttaaagagtgtgttgctagcactcctcttattttagtttcaaaCCGTGTAAACTCTCATGTTAAGTTCATTAGGAGACAAACAAATGCAATTGCTCCCAGGCTTGCCGGGGCAGCTACATCACTAGCTAgtttccacaattttttttttggtacatgaagaGGGCAAAAgctcaaaagaaaaagaaattaaggaACTAAACACACATTCCTAGGCATGCAAGCCCCGGAAAAATCATCAAAGAGGATACTCTAGAGCTCTCTAGGAGGACTCTCCAAAGATATTACATCAAAAGAACTATGTGCTAAACTATGATTAGCTAGCCAATCAGCGCTTTTGTTGCCTTCTCGTCGCGTATGCTTAAACTGGATGTGTCAATCTAAGTTTATGAGCTCCTGGATTCTACAGACCAATATGGGGGTGGCCCCATTAAGATTGCTTCTCCTTGTAACCATGTCAATTAGTACTTTGGAGTCACTTTCAACAATGAGATGAGTAACTCCTTGTCTTAGAGCCAAATTCATTCCCGCATACATACCCCACATTTCAGCATGTAGAGCATCACATGCACCAATCTTTTGAGTGTATCCCTGAATCCATTGACCATTTGAGTCTCGAAGTAAACTGCCACACCCTGCAAGATCCACTGACTCTTTATAAGCCCCGTCACAATTAAGTTTTATCCAACCTTTAGGTGGGTGCTTCCAACCAATGAAAACGGTGTCCTTTTTCCGTTGCCCtctaataatatgattatgCTTGCAACTGTCAATATCTCTAGCCATCTTGAGGATCACATGAATATGATTTGATGGTCATTGAAAGTTTTCATCGAAAATTGATTTGTTTCGCCACTTCCACATATACCAGCATACCACAATGAAAATGGATGTCCAACCTTCTTTTTGCGCTCCATACTCGTTGCTAAGATTTTTGAAGCACCAGTCCCTGCAATTAAAAGAGAAGAAATTAGTAATATGGTTAGATGCAACTAACCTGATCCATATTTGAGTTGCATATATGCAATCCCTCAAAGTATGGATGACTGTTTCGTCTTCATTTCCACATATATGACAAATGGGCGAAATTCCCACTCCCCATCTGCTCCTGCGGTAGTTAGTCGGAAGGCGATCATGAGCGGCCAACCACATAAAAGTGGGCGAAAGTGGGCGATCATGGACGAAATTTCCacaattttattgatataataacatttatttacgatattgttttaaaaagaaaaaatatctataaaaaatagaaatttgtcGGTCGATTAAAAtgaaagtgattttttttgccCAAGCACTTATTTGTTCAGGAGAAACTGATCCAATTCGAAGGTGTTGATGTTTATACTGATCAATCATAGAATTCCATTTCTTTCTGATTCAGTCCAATTAAACTTCCTTCCTTTGCATCTGGAAGTCTTTCTCAGATACAAGGAAATGATTCAATTCCAGAGCCAAAGATCGTAGTTCTCGAACGAACAATCGAAAAGATTCTGGAGCATCCACAGGTTTAGGTATTGTTCCTCCAATAGAtagaaaatattcaaaaatataCTATGCTGATTTGATttcactatttaaaaaaactataattaaaACAGTAAAGTGGGTTTATGGTTTATCCGCCGCTCTTTGTTTTCTCCGCTCTCTCATTTTCCTCCTAACTCCCAACGGATTCTTCGAGGTTCATCTCTTTCTTTTATACCTTCTTCTTCAGATCTCTCTTTCCTTCTTTCTCTACAATTCCATttccactctctctctctctctctctctctctctctctctctctctcaaaatgcaatcctctctctcactctcctTGTCTCCCGCATCATCTGCCACCACAATCTCCAGATCACATCACTCTTTTCCACTCTCCACCGGCACCAATCCTCTCAACCTCCGTTTCTGCGGTTTCAGACGCCAGTCCTTGGGTTTAGGTTTTTCAACCTCTCTCAACCGTAATCTCCACCAGCTTCTCCGTCGTCAATACTCCGCCGTAGTATCCGCTGCGCGCTCTGACAATGGCAGCACTTATGGATCATCCTTCGATTACGATTCGTTGATAACTGGTGCTGGTGTTGGTGGTCACGGTGTGGCTCTTCATGCTGTTGAAAAGGTTTGATCTCAACAATCCTGATTCATATTTTTCACAGTCAATTTTGTAACTAAACTAGAAAATAAGTTCAAAGTTTCAGTGTGACATATGTGCATAAAAATTGACATGAaaatgatgattattattatttatatgatatgataaatcAAGTACCAATTGCtacttaattataattaaatactaatgcAAAGGTTCTCTTAAATATATTGTTGTAATTAGAATTAGAGTTAGAATACTATACATGAGGAAGATAGGTGTATAGCGAGTACCGTTGCATCACTATGTTGCCTTTgtctgttttaattttttttttctcaggTTTCTTCTGCTGGGTATGATAAACAAGGAATAGCTGATTATGCTAATAATCTTGCTTCAAAATTCCGTAGTAATTTGACAAACTCCCTAGTGACAGGAGTAGACATACTTACTGGTTTTGGTATTGATGATACAAATGACACAAATGAAGACAAAACAAATGTTACTAATCTAGAAAGATCTAACGAACTCACTGCGAA encodes:
- the LOC123923153 gene encoding acetyl-coenzyme A carboxylase carboxyl transferase subunit beta, chloroplastic-like; its protein translation is MQSSLSLSFSPTSSATTISRSHHSFPLFTATKPLNLRFCGFRRDALGLGFSTSLNRNLLQQQLPRRQYSVVVSDARSDGGSTFGSDDGSTSGLSFDYDFLIGDAGHGSSLHTVEKVSSAGYDKQGVADYANNLASKIRSNLTNSLVTGVDILTGFGTDDTNDTNDTDKTNDIDLARANELNVNKDYSHLWVQCEDCYGLNYKRFLKEKLNICEHCGYHLKMNSSDRIELLIDPGTWNPMDEYMVSLDPIEFHSEEDPYRLDPYQQKTGLLEAIQTGTGQLHGIPVAIGIMEFEFMGGSMGSVVGEKITRLIEYATNQRLPLIIVCASGGARMQEGSLSLMQMAKISSALHEYQTNQKLFYVPILTSPTTGGVTASFGMLGDISIVEPDATIAFAGKRVIEQTLNLEVPEGSQSAEFLFEKGLFDSMVPRNLLKEVLKELFQFHGFFPLTQNVKGEDTD